Part of the Pseudoliparis swirei isolate HS2019 ecotype Mariana Trench chromosome 18, NWPU_hadal_v1, whole genome shotgun sequence genome is shown below.
cctttttttattttttatgaacgACTTCCTGCCGCCGTGACTGTTATTCATGTGTGAATGTCAACTTGTCCTTTAATAACACAGCTTGGTGGACGTGTTTCTCCCccccaaaacaacacacaccactGTTTTTTAAAGTGGTGACGGACGAGAATCGGATCAATTTGCTTTtaatcttttgttttgtttttgtcgttGACAGTTAATAAAAACCTGTTTTATTTGAAAAGGCTGCTGCTCGCTCCGCCTCCAACTTCCTCTGACTGCCTTGTAGTTTTAATGTGGACGACATGTTTGTCCTTAACAACAGACACTACTTTCTTGTTTTAGATTTAAAATCTCTATATTTATCTATTGCCAAGCGACTGTCTGTAGACGCTGCAGCTTACTGAGCCACctcagtttatttaaaatatctAATAAGGGCGTATTCAATAACTACTGTGTGAAGTTCAGGTACAGGGTGGTTTAATCGTAAACCACAGCTatcttatacacacacacacgtgtttaaGAGTCACTTTACTGAAATCACAACATTTGTTGATGATGCCTCGCAGTATCTTTTAGGATGGAAAATTAGAGAAATATTAAAGAGTGAAATGAGATGTATTAAAAATAAGGATGTGATATTCAGACAATAAAGTTgcatttatgattattattattttaagtcATAATGCATATAAAGTTGGACATCACAAGAAAACTGTTAATGAAAATGAGGTAAACACAAAAATAAGATTTGGTATTTTGAGAAGATTGTAGTTTATCACTTTTTGCAAAATATTatcatttataaattatatttggGTTTTATATGTAACAAACGATCACATTCCTCCAGTGAGCATCCTGAATTAATCGCCTTAAcatttaataatgttttttatcAACACTTGATGTGATCTTCCTCTCACCTGCCGAGGACGCTTTTATTTCCGGTTCGCCTTTGAGGCAAAACTCGGGATGCAAATACCCACcgactgttttcttttttgtggtGGACCTGCGCATGCGCGCTTTCGCCGCTCTTTCGCTTTAACTAATACAATCGTCCTGTGACAacttttaaagtatttatttaatggAGGTTTTGCACACGACCCGACGCCACTTTGAGTAAACCGACGTATCTGACAACCGGAATCCGGATTGTAAAGACGTGATTAAAGGGAGATTATGGTCGCTGGAGGACTCTCATAACGTGAGTTCAATTACAAACCGACTTCCTGTTAGTCCGGACGGTGCACGTGATGTTATTAACGCTTAAAacggtaaataaataaacgtgtAAAAGTAGCTTTTACACCAGTTGCTATCTGGCGTAGCTAGCAGCTAACGCGAGCTGCTTATTGTGTGATATAAATCAGAGGATTGATGCGGTGTTgcggtttaacaggcgaccgtgttaactggtgacGTTTCACGTATAGCTGCCTCGTGACTGCCGCTTGGTTTAACTTTGTAATGAAGTGTCGGCCTCTCTCATATACTTCTTAATATACACTATGCACATTAAACAATGCGATGTGCAGCTAGGTGTCTGCAACGACGACAAAAACGGACGTTGGTTAAAAGtctccagttaacacggtcgcttcttaaaccgtaacaccgacATTCGTCTCACCAATTATCATAGATTCACGCTTATGTAACTAACTATTTGTTTTATACAAtttgcattacatttatttatttaatgaatttGCTGATTTTATAAGCAAACTTCTATTAAAAAATTGTtaaattcccctttttttcaTGTAAAGTTTGGCGTGTGTGACTTCCCCATCAACGACCAATAAAAGTGAAACAGATTATTGTTACAGACCTTtctctgttcctcttcctcagtgagTCACACGGAGTAACAGTATAATTGTAGATTAATTTAACTTCTCAGGAAGTCACATGAACTGGTAAATTAATTCATATGTATTAGTCTAATCCGTCCCGTCTCTAATAACTGGTTGTTTTATGATTTATGTTCTGTGACAGTACAGGTTATTCAATCtgcagacattttatttttttaatcaactgaGAGAAAATAGACAGAAAATAATCCAAACAGACGTCTTCAgatgttttaaaactcaaaacCTTAAAAGCATAAATATTCCATCAGATTAGTTTTTAGGTGGAAAGATCCTATCCACTAAAATTCTTTCACACTTTGGgggtacaaataaatataatgtttaaATCTAAAGCAGTCGTaaactggaaataaacattaacGTCGATATATCGACAAAACAAAGGGAATTAATTTGgtcatttagtttttattatttgtggCATGTTCTCGACGACAATGAGACAGATGATGACTGCTGCTGTGTAAAactatgtgtgcgtgtttgtttgtttgttttttgtaccGGCTATAGtgaactaaaacacacacacacacacacacacacacactcgggggAGGAACCATGTGGTGGTTCCAGCAGGGTCTGAGCTTCCTGCCGGCAGCGCTGGTCGTCTGGACGGCGGCGGCCTTCGTCTTCGCTTACATCACAGCGGTGGTGCTGAGGCACGTGGACCCTCTGTTGCCTTACATCAGGtctgagtctcacacacacacacacacacacacacacagacacacacacacactgtcttatttattttctttacattGAGTCCATGAAAATACAGCTGAAAGcaaattataatttattttttaattgttttgcatttgtgtaataaataaataaaataaataatacatttgttgAATCAGACATATGTTGGGTATAGTAATACATCCACATTGCAGTTGTTATTTGGCGTCTGAAGGCATAATCTATAAACGGTGTTTCCTGTTGCAGCGACACCGGAACGATGGCACCGGAGAGGTGTCTGTTCGGCATCATGCTGGATGTCTCCGCCTTTTTAGGTAACgcgcgcgcacgcgcacacacacacacacacacacacacacacacacacacacacacacacaccactcactcactcactcactcactcactcacacatgtatatttatcagggttcgtacggtcatggaaaacctggaaaagtcatagaatttTAAaacggttatttccaggcctggaaaagtcctggaaatgttgttatattcacattttcatttacgccgagtttgaaacaattaatatgtttttgaaagaaagacgctcagaatataagccggcatacgctctcatactggcggcgcaattattattttttcccgttgcaagtgaacgcaccttaaccggaaagttcgctggccatagcaacagcagctcGGGAGTCTGGGTCCGCTGCCCCCCCGACCCGATAACAGAGTTACTGTTGTCATATTAAAACTCCTTAATCACCCGTATACTCAGTTAAACACTCAAATCACACGTTGAAATGTAGTCtcgtaaaataaataattaaatatccaTACAACCGATTCTCTCGCCCTGTGGTCTCAGACTACACTTTGGAATTTAAACCGCAGCAACAAATAAATCTCTCCGGCAGATTATTTAGTCGACATCTGAGCATAGAAAAAGTCTAACATTATAAAATCATTTTCCATGAACTTTGTTGGACAGCGAGTATTCAAAGTccgcctcctctcgtctccagaCATAAAGTAACGCTTCATTCAGAGAAACGATGCAGTCAAGAACATGTTATGTCATGCATATGTTATGCCCATCTGGATTATTGTTAAAATAGATCTGGATACAGGTTATTTGTGAATGTAGGAAACATTAAACACTTTGTTCAGTAACGGTGACGATGAAAATATTATGGCCTTCAATGTTTATGTCAAAAAAGTAGCAGGAAactgcagggaatcgaaccccatcccagcaaaccaggagtaccattaccagtgtcttttgctgtgtgtgtgtgtgtgtgtgtgtgtgtgtgtgtgtgtgtgtgtgtgtgtgtgtgtgtgtgtgtgtgtgtgtgtgtgtgtgtgtgtgtgtgtgtgtgtgtgtgtgtgtgtgtgtgtgtgtgtgtgtgtgtgtgtgtgtgtgtgtcaaaaatTTCAAGGACTTGTTTCAGCAGTTTGaatatttcagtttggtcatggaaatttgatttaaagtcctggaaatccatgggccaaaatgtgtaagaaccctgatttatttatatatatatatatatatatatatatacacactttctGAGTGAGATGTAGCAACAGAAaattaattgtaattttttttgctgAATTATAAATTAGTTCCGACTTGTTATATTTGAGGTTTTCCTGATTTAATGAGTCTTCTATGACGATGAACTGattatttaaatttgtataaatattttttccatatttatatttaaaggttTCACTCCCAccattttatgacattttaagaTAAATGCATTCTTTAAGAACATAAACGTGTTTCTTCATTTAagtttttgtatatattatgtctGTTATTACTTAATTGTTTATAATAGTTTAATATCTTAACTTCCACGATCAATAGATGttaaatactgtgtgtgtgtgtgtgtagggatggCCACAGTGTACGTGCGTTTCAAACAGGTGGAGGCTCTGACGGGGGACGGCGAGCTCAAGCTGAACCGGCTGAACCGCGTCGGGCTGCTGCTCGGCCTGACCAGCTCCTTCGGGATGGCCGTGGTCGCCAACTTCCAGGTGAGCGCCGCTGGTCCCGGGTCGGTCCACGCCTGTGCAGTGTGTCCAGTGTtaaactgcgtgtgtgtgtgtgtgtgtgtgcagaagacCACGCTGTTCTCCATGCACCTGGTGGGCGCGGTGCTGACCTTCGGGGTCGGGGCGCTCTACATCCTGGTCCAGACGCAGCTCTCGCTCCGCATGCAGCCGCTCctccacagcaggaacgccttCCTGGTCCGGCTCGCCATCGGGGTCTGGACTCTGGGCAGCATCGTCATCAGTATCCTTCAcgcggggagggagggagagagggagggaaagagagagggagggagagagggagaggacaagagagagagggagggaggagagagagggagagggggagggagagaggacaagagagagagggagggaggagagggagaggacaagagagagagggagggaggagagagaggagagggaggagagaaggagagggaggaggagagggaggagagaaggagagaaggaggagagaaggagagggaggagaggaggagagagggaggagagaaggagagggaggaggagagggagggagagaggagaagagagagggagagggagggaggggaggagagggggagagagagagagggagggaggaggagagagggagggagggaggggaggagagggaaagggagagggggagagagaggagagagagagagagagacgctctctctttctttctctctctctccacaccttCACGTCCGGATACATAATCCCCCGTTCAGAGTTCTTCACCTCCGCTGCGTTCCCTAACTCCTCCCAGTGTTCGTGTCGTCCGTGGTGATGTACAGCAGTCTTCCCGGAGTGGACGTCATTCGCAAACTGCACTGGACTCCAGGAGAGACGGTCCGTCCTGCAGCCGGAGAGACGGCTGATCGCAGTTTTTGTTTAACGCAGTTTTCTAACTCCTCAGATGTTTTCTGAACTCGAGCAGCTCCACGTCTCGTCGTCTAGAGAACGACGATGACGCGTCGTTGCTCGGTAACGCCGCTTCTCGGCGgcttgttgttgatgtttgtttttgtctcagGGCTACACGGCTCACATCATCAGCACCGTGTCCGAGTGGTCTCTGGCCTTCTCCTTCATCAGCTTCTTCCTCAGCTACATCCGAGATTTCCAGGTACTTCCTCGGCTCCGCGTCTGCTTTTGAACGTCGATACATATTCAATGTACGTGACTCGATAAGAGTTCCCGTAAATGTCGCGCGGTCGTTTAACGTTTTTAATAAAGTTCTGCGTGTTGACGAGTGGAAAACATTTCTGaactctttgtgtttttttgttttgtttctgtcttttttcgTTTTTCTGAAGAAAATTACTTTGCGAGCCGAAGTCGATTTGCAGAGCGGCCACCTGTACGACACCTGGCCACACGGCGGCGCCGCGGAGTCGACCCTCAAACCCTCCGAGTCGTCTCCGCTGCTGGCGGGAGGAACGTGACCGGCTGcttctcacttcctctcctccggctTGATGGCCTTTTTATAATAAAGACTCTCAAAGCTCGTAAAGGGTCAGTTCACCAAGAAAAGAACATTCCTTCCCTTTATCGGAGAGACTTCTGCCTCCACCCCAAAACTACTTTACTCATAAATGACTTACTAATAAAGTGTGTCGTTTTTCAATTTTGTTCAAACGTGACAAACCTGGACGAATAAAATTCAAACTACCTGACTGGGGAGACGATGGGATGAGTCCGAAAACCAAAACCAGGCCAAGATCCCGTTGGTGACGCCAACATCTGGGTCGGCCTCCAAAGCCGCGGCGAGGAGAACGGAGCGactcttcatgtgttctgaTTAAATGACGGGTTAAACGcaaaaaattatttatataagaaaacagaaataaatgtaatgtcttGTTGTGTCGGTGGATTTATATTATGACTGTTCTCTGACTGCTGCCGCCTCGTTAGCGTAAACAGAGGGAGACGCGCGACTACGTGACGCCGCCGCTTCCCTTCTGGTCCATGTACTTTGCgtacagtagagaaccactcatGGATAAGGTTACTAGCACCTTGTGGACGAATGCATGAGCTGATGTGGGTCTTCGCCGCTTCACGAAGCCGCTTCACGCCGCCGCTTCACGAAGTCGCTTCACGAAACCACTTCACGCCGCCGCTTCCCTTCTGGTCCATGTACTTTGCgtacagtagagaaccactcatGCATAAGGTTACTAGCAACTTGTGGACGAATGCATGAGCTGATGTGGGTCTTCACGCCGCCGCTTCACGCCGCCGCTTCACGCCGCCGCTTCCCTTCCGGTTCATGTACTTTGCgtacagtagagaaccactcatGGATAAAGTTACTAGCACCTTGTGGACGAACGCATGAGCTGATGTGGGTCTTCTTTGATGTtgtcctctttgatgtgggtcTTCTTTATCGTCGCTGCTTCCCGCCTCCGCTTCCGAAAGGTGAAATATTTCCCTGGCTGTAGGCTACTTACACATTTTTTCGCTGAAACATTAAAGCCACACTGACGCGTTGTGTTGTGACGTCATCAGAGGGATCCCGCCAGGCGTTCCATCTCCATGGATACAACATGGCGCTGCGCACATTCAAATGTTATGATGTGGCTCTTCTTtagtaagtaataccataagtaatactataagtaatactattgTTACCATTAGtaatagagcgtattcacgtgacgtcagaatctcaatcgc
Proteins encoded:
- the dram2b gene encoding DNA damage-regulated autophagy modulator protein 2b — encoded protein: MWWFQQGLSFLPAALVVWTAAAFVFAYITAVVLRHVDPLLPYISDTGTMAPERCLFGIMLDVSAFLGMATVYVRFKQVEALTGDGELKLNRLNRVGLLLGLTSSFGMAVVANFQKTTLFSMHLVGAVLTFGVGALYILVQTQLSLRMQPLLHSRNAFLVRLAIGVWTLGSIVIMFVSSVVMYSSLPGVDVIRKLHWTPGETGYTAHIISTVSEWSLAFSFISFFLSYIRDFQKITLRAEVDLQSGHLYDTWPHGGAAESTLKPSESSPLLAGGT